A section of the Prionailurus bengalensis isolate Pbe53 chromosome C2, Fcat_Pben_1.1_paternal_pri, whole genome shotgun sequence genome encodes:
- the PCP4 gene encoding calmodulin regulator protein PCP4, with product MSERQGTGATNGKDKTSGENDGQKKVQEEFDIDMDAPETERAAVAIQSQFRKFQKKKAGSQS from the exons CGACAAGGCACTGGGGCAACCAATGGAAAAGACAAGACGTCTGGCGAAAATG ACGGGCAGAAGAAAGTTCAAGAAGAATTTGACATTGACATGGATGCGCCAGAGACAGAACGCGCGGCGGTGGCCATTCAGTCTCAGTtcagaaaattccagaagaaaaaggcTGGGTCCCAGTCCTAG